Within the Pseudomonadota bacterium genome, the region GAGCTGCCCAGGAAACCGTGGGCAAGGCAATCGGCTCAGCTGTGTTTGATTCCGACGGCTATGGCGCTGAACTTGATGAACTGCGCGATACGGTTTCACGCACCTTTGCCGGCGCTCCTGCGGCAGTAGCGGTGCAACAGAAGCAGAACGCCAAAATGTTGCAGTATGAAGGCTTGAAGGGCATGAGAGCGATCAAGTGAGTGAGGAGTGAGGAGTGAGGAAAAGATAAAAACCCAGAAAAAACAGTCAACAATTTTTGAGGATAATAACATGGCAATAATGACAAGATTCGTACGCATATGGAAAGCTGATGTTCATGGAGTGATGGACCAGATGGAGGACAAAACCCTGATCCTCAAACAAAGCTTAAGAGACATGGAGGAAGAACTGGCAAAAAAGGAGGCGCGCCTCGCTCATCTCGCCGCATCAAAGGAAAAACTGGTTAGCGACAAACAGCAGATTGCCGATGAGCTCCTGAAACTTGAAGACGATCTCGATATCGCCGTGAGCCGCGACAAGGATGATATCGCCAGGATGCTGATCAAAAAAATAAAGCCGCTCTCCGGTCATCAAGATGCCTTGACCCGGCGGATTACTACCCTTGAGCAGG harbors:
- a CDS encoding PspA/IM30 family protein yields the protein MAIMTRFVRIWKADVHGVMDQMEDKTLILKQSLRDMEEELAKKEARLAHLAASKEKLVSDKQQIADELLKLEDDLDIAVSRDKDDIARMLIKKIKPLSGHQDALTRRITTLEQDIKRFAEKTGEQQLQYKQFHLKATEYLHACEKEEWEQTASSFFPNSASVEVNEEEIELELIRRKEKVNAGGPKK